The Neisseria animaloris genome segment AGAGCGGACTCCAAACGGAATCTGGTGTGCCAAGTGAATATCACCACATGAGAAAGGCCGTCTGAAAACAGAGTTCTGGCAAAGCTGCAACCTTGTTTTCAGACGGCCTCCATTTAATTTTCAACTGGTTTCCCCGCCGTTAAAATATTCGGCTGCACCACCTTCGAAAAAACTCTGCAAAATAGCTTGTGCGGCCACTTGGTCTAAAACTTGTTTTTGTTTGCGGCCGAACACTTGCGCTTCCGCCAACAGGCTTTCGGCATAGAGTGACGACATCCGCTCGTCCACCCAATAAACCGGCAACCGAAACCGCCCCTGCAAACGGCGGCCGAATTTACGGCTCAAGCGGGTAAGCTCGTGCTCGGTTCCGTCGGCATGAACAGGCAGCCCCACCACCAACTGCACCGGCTGCCATTCGTCGACCAATTTGGCAATCGCGGCAAATTTGGCATCATTGCCCTCTCCCGCAACGGTGGCAAGCGGGTGCGCCGTGCCTACTTCGGCATCGCCTTCCGCCACGCCGATACGCACTTCGCCGAAGTCAAATGCCAACGTTGTGCCGTGCGGTGCTTTAAGCATGCCCCGCCCCGTTCATAATCAGGCTGGGGTTGATGCCGATTTTGGCAAACGCGGCTTCGTACCGCTCGGCATAAGGCAAATCAAACAAAATATGCATGTCCGCAGGCACGGTCAACCATGCATTTTCCGCCAACTCGCGCTCAAGCTGGCCTGCTTCCCAATTTGCATATCCGATGCTGACAACGGCCTTATCCACCGCATCGGGCCTTGAGAGATTTTCAATAATATCGCGCGAAGTGGTTAAGGCAACGTCGCTGTTTACCACCAAACTGCTCTGCCATTCTCCCACAGGCGTATGCACCACGTAGCCACGGTCTATCTGCACCGGCCCGCCCATCATTACCCATTCGTTTTGGAAACGGTCGGGGATATGGGTATCGGCAGCAGCAAAAATCAAATCCATCGTTACCGGCGAGGGCTTGTTGATGACAATGCCCATCGCGCCGTTTTCATCGTGTTGGCATAAATAAACCACACTGCCTTCGAAAAACGGGTCGTCCATCGAAGGCATGGCTACCAGAAAATGATCTGCTAAATTCATGACAAGATTCTCTCGAATATTTTTACCGCACATGGGGTCATGTTTGCCTTTTACAAGCAAAGGCCGTCTGAAACAAGTGTTTCAGACGGCCTTAATGTTTATCACACCGGCTTCATTTCCATTACTTCCAATAACGCCACCAAGGTATACCGTCCAAACGCCATTCTTTTTGCAGATATGGGCTCTTGGGGAAGTTTTTCTCCAAAACACGGCGGGCATCGTCTGCCAATTGGGGTTGGTTGATACGGCGGTAAGCCAGCTCCATAATAGCCAGCGATTCTTCCACAAAACGGGTGTTTTGATATTGCTGCACCACTTTTTGTGCACGGTTAGCCGCAGCCAAGTAAGCACCGCGCTTCATGTAATAGCGGGCTACGGAAATTTCGTTGCCGCCCAAGGCATCAACTAATTTAGTCATGCGCTCGGTAGCATCGCCTACATATTTGCTGTTGGGGTATTGGGAAACCAACTGCGAGAAAGCCTGATACGCTTCACGGTTGGCTTTAGGGTCGCGATCGGACCAGTCTTGCGAAGCCAACTTGTTTAGGAAAGATTTATCTTCGTTAAACAACACCAAACCTCTAAGGTACAAAGCGTAATCCATATTGGGATGCTGCGGATGGTTGCGTTGGAAGCGGTCGATGGCCGCCAGTGCTTTTTCCGGCTCATCATCTTTATAGTGGGCGTAGGCTGTATCCAACTGTGCCTGTTGCGCATAACGTCCGTTGGGAAAACGCGATTTCAAAATTTCATATAATTTAACGGCTCGCGTATAATTGTTGCTGTTTAATTCGTCTTGAGCTTCGGCATACAGTTTTTCCACCGTCCAATCTTGAGTGATCTGGGCATCTTTATCGACCGTACCCGTGGAAGCGCAACCGCCCAAGGCAAAACCTAAAGCAACTACTAAAAGAATTTTTTTCATGCAGAACTCTTCCTTTGAAAATGAAGCCGATTATAACGATGATTTAGAATTTTCGGCAGCCCCTGATACAGAAAGTTGCATTAATTTAACCGTTCCTGTCGATTTTGCCGGTATACGTTTAGATGCAGTGCTGGCAAAAATGCTGCCCGATTATTCCCGCAGCCGCCTCACTTCGTGGATTAAAGAAGGCAGCGTGCAGGTTAACGGAAAACCCGCTCAGCCGAAAGACAAAATGATAGGCGGCGAATTCATCGACGTAACCGTACGCCCCAGCGAAGAAAACCTCGCTTTCACACCCGAAGCAATAGATTTGGACATTATCTATGAAGACGACTCGGTAATCGTGCTGAACAAGCCTGCCGGCTTGGTGGTGCATCCGGCAGCCGGCAATTGGACGGGCACGCTGCTCAACGGCCTGTTGGCGCATTGCCCCGAATTAAGCCAGATTCCGCGTGCCGGCATCGTGCACCGATTGGACAAAGACACCAGCGGCCTGATGGTAGTTGCCAAAACCTTGCCTGCGCAAAACGCATTGGTACAGCAGCTTCAGGCACGCACGGTAAAGCGCATCTACCGCGCCATAGCCAACGGCATCGTGCCTTTCGATGGTAAAATCGATACTTTAATCGGCCGCGACCCGCACAACCGCCTGAAAATGGCCGTAGTCAAATTCGGCGGTAAGCCGGCCGTTACCCACGTTAAAGTGCTTGAGCGTTATCTTGCCCACAGCTACATCGAATGTTCGCTCGAAACCGGCCGCACCCATCAAATCCGCGTGCATATGCGCGAAGCCAATCATCCGCTGGCCGGTGATCCTGTTTACGGCAATCCGCGCCATTCGTGTTCCGGCACCGCCAAAGAAGCAGTAAAAGGTTTGGCGCGCCAAGCTCTGCATGCTTACCGTTTGAGCTTTATCCATCCCGCCGCCGGCGAAACGGTGTCGTTTGAAGCGCCGATTCCGCAAGATATGTATCACCTGCTTTCGGTATTACGCTTGGAAGCCGGTTTGGATTCTTCTTTGAGCCATGAAGCAGAGTGGCAGGAAAAAATCGGCAACGATGAAGACGACGATTGGAACGACGACGATTATGATGTGGAAGTGGTGTACGTAAGGGATTGACGAACCAACCGAAAAGGCCGTCTGAAACTATCTTTCAGACGGCCTTTCATTATCATTAAAACTATTGCGGGAACACTTCCCTTACCCTATCCAAATCTTCCTGCGTATCCACACCGGCGGCGGGAGCTTCGGCGGTGACTCTTACCGCAATCGGGTGACCGTGCCACAACACACGCAGTTGCTCCAAAGATTCCGTGCTTTCCAGCGGCGATGCACTCATGGCGGCATAATCTTTCAGAAAACCGGCGCGGTAGGCATAAATACCGATGTGTCGCAGCGGCACGGTTTCTTTCGACACTTCGCACTTGCCCTCGCGCATCAGATCGCGCGGATAAGCAATCGGCGCACGGCTGAAATAGATGGCGTTGCCGTTTTTTGCCAGCACTACTTTCACCACATTCGGATTAAGGAATTCGTCGAAATCACTGATTTCATGCGCGGCGGTGGCCATCGGTGCGCCGTTTTCCGCCAACACCTCTGCCGTTTGATTGATCAGCTCGGGAGCAATCAGCGGCTCGTCTCCCTGCACGTTTACTACGATGGTTTCGGCAGATAAATTCAGCTTTTCGGCAGCTTCTGCCAAACGGGTGGTGCCGCTTTCGTGTTTATCCGAAGTCATCACCACTTCCACGCCGTGGGTTTTGCAGGCTGTCTGAATATCGGCATGGTCGGTTGCTACCACCACGCGAACTGCCACACTCTTGGCGGCTTGTTCGGCCACACGCACCACCATCGGCTTGCCGTGGATGTCGGCCAGCGCTTTGAGCGGCAGCCTTGAAGACGACAAACGGGCAGGAATCAAAACGATAAATTCCGTCATGCGTGCAATTCTTCTTCAGTGAGTTGGCGGGCTTCATTTTCAAGCATGTAAGGAATGCCGTCTTTAATCGGATAAGCCAGCTTGCTTTGGCGGCACCATAATTCCTGCAATTCGGGGTTGTATTCCAACGGTGCTTTGCTGACCGGGCAGACGAGAATATCCAAAAATTTCTTTTCCATCGATTTATTTACCTTTTCAATTACATTCATCTTTACCGCAAATCAACTGGTTGATTTCGCGTTTCAAGCACGGCGCGTTTTGCTGTTGGTAATCATTGAGCTGTTTTTGCATCAGATTATTCATCGGCACCATCACCGCCTGCAAATATTGCGGCATTTTGGCATTGATGGATTTGCCGATGGGTGAGCTGTAAAACTTAATCAATGCATCCACTTCTTCTTGGGTCAACACTTTCGCCCCGCCCTCAATGCCCACCTTGCGGATTTCGGCACGCATTTGCGGCGTATTCATCTGTTTAACCATTTGCTCGGCATACCGGTTGATTTTAGCGGCCACCGCATCGCGTTTGGCGACCGGAATTTGTTTAAACCAATCTTGCGATTGCAGTTGCTCTTTGGCAAATGAAGGAACATTCCTGTTCATTTCATCGAGCATTTTATCGAACTGCTGCACTTCAAACAGCTTTTCCAACGAAGCCTTGCTTGCCTCCGCCGCCCAAACCGAACTTGCTGCCAAACACAAAGTAGCGGCCAATGCCCATTTATTTTTCATCTTCATCACTTCTCCCTGATGTCTTTCAGACGGCCTGCCACGAACGCCGCCAAATCAGGTTCGATTATCGCACAAACAGGCAGCACCCACACATTTTCCGCGAGGCCGTCTGAAAATTTTACCGCGTCTTTTTCAGTAACCAGCACAATATCGGCGGCGGGCAATTTGGCGGTGGAAATATCGGCATGATCGGGCAGCGCACGGGTTTCCGCCAATGCAATGCCTATGCCACGTAAAGTGTCGAAAAAGCGTTCCGGCTTGGCAATTCCCGCTACCGCCGCCACGTTTTTGCCTGTCAAACCGCCAATATCCAGTTTTTCATGCGAACGGTTCAGGCGGTAAATCTCTCCTGCCTCCACACGGCTTGCAAACAGGTTTTCAGACGGCCTGAAATAAGCTCTGTCCAAACCGCCTTTACAGCCGCTCACCACCACCGCATCCGCAGACTGCAACCGCGAAAAAGGCTCGCGCAAGCCGCCATTGGGCAGTAAATCCAAATCACGCCTGCCCATATCGGCAAACGGAAAAACTGCAATTTCCAAATCGCGCTGCAAAGCATAATGCTGCAAGCCGTCATCGGCCACAATCACCTGTACATCCGGAAATGCCGCCAACAACGCCCTACCCGCCTGCACACGGCTACTGCCTACGGCCGTCGGCGCACCGGTTTGGCGGTACAGCAGCACGGGTTCGTCGCCCGCATCGTCCGCGGTGCTGTTTTCATTCAATACATGCACTGCCGCACTCTTGCGGCCGTAACCGCGACTGATGATGCCCACCCTAATCCCACGCGCCTGCAATCCTGCTACCAACGCGGAAACCACCGGCGTTTTACCCGCTCCGCCCGCATGAATGTTACCCACCACCACAACAGGCACCGGCAGCTTTTCGCTTTTCAGACGGCCTTTACGATAACGTTCGCGACGAATAGTGGAGGCCGCCTGAAACAGATACGACAAAGGTTTCAGTAAGACAGTCAGTACGGGATTGGGGGTTTGCCAATGACGTTCGATGATTTGGTAGAGTTTGGGCATTTCAGACGGACTCTCGGAATATTCACGTTAAGAATATTTTACCTTACCCTACTACCTTTGGGCACAAACGCCTTTCAAAGATAGGTTTATCCCTTGAATATATCTATAAAAATAATCACTTGTACTGATTTCTTCTTCTCCAAAAAAACGGGATGAAACTATATTTATTTAAAATAAAAGTAATAAAGTTCCAATTTAGACTTTCCCAATCCCATCGCTTTATTAATATACCTAATATAATATCCTTGTCCTATATACAATGATTATTATTATTATGTATAATGGCGGCGATTAATTTAGAGTAATTAATTTAAAGTAACATGATATATTATGCTACTTTCCTCTTTATCTTACAATTTTCTATGTTAAAGGAGTCTTTTATATGTATAAAAAATTACTTACCGCGGTTATTATCAGCGGTTTATCTTCATCTGCATTTGCAGCTGGTGCATTCACTCTGAAAGCAGACGATATTAAAAATGGACGTTTCAGTCAGCAACAAGTTTTAAGTTCAGACTACGGTTCCGGCTGTACCGGCGAAAACATTTCCCCCGCCTTGTCTTGGAAAAACGCTCCCAAGGGTACTAAAAGCTTCGTACTTACCATTTATGACAGAGATGCTCCGACAGGTTTGGGTTGGGTACATTGGGTAGTTGCCAATATTCCGGCCGATGTTAATAAATTACCGGCCGGCATCACCGCCGACGGAAAAAATTTGCCGGCCGGAGCAATACAAACCCGCACTGATTTCGGTAAACCCGGTTATGGTGGCGCTTGTCCTCCTAAAGGTAGAAAACACCGCTATGAAATAACCCTGACTGCTTTAAAAATAGACAAGCTGCCCAATATTACTTCGGAATCCATGGCTGCCCGGGTTGGTTTCCTAACCAAAGCAAACTCACTAGGTTCGGCAAAAGTTACTGTTGTACATCAACGCCAAGAGTAAATAAAGGCGGCGATTGCCGCCTTTATTGTTTTAATGCATACTTAATCTACTGTATTCAAAGTGCTGTATTCAAATCCCTCTTTATTGATACCGCCCGAACCGCCATGTCCGAACTTTTCGCTCCTGCCGCCATTTCCGTTTCCGAACTCAACGCCTTAGCCAGAAGCCTGCTGGAAGACAACCTGTTCGGACTGTGGATAGCGGGCGAAGTATCCAACCTTACCCGCGCCGCCAGCGGACATTACTATTTTTCGCTCAAAGACAGCCGTGCCCAAGTGCGCTGCGCCATGTTTAAAGGCACGGCAGCTAAATTGGCTGCACCGCTGAAAGAAGGCGACCACATCGAGCTGACCGGCAAAATCAGCATTTACGAAGCTCGCGGCGAGTTTCAAATCACCGTAAACGAAGTGCGCTTGAAAGGTTTGGGGCAGCTTTACGAAGCCTATGAAAAGCTGAAAGCCCAATTGCAGGCTGAGGGCGTGTTTGCGGCGGAACGCAAAAAACCGCTGCCCGCCCATCCGCGCGCCATCGGCATCGTAACCAGCCTTGCCGCAGCAGCCTTGCGCGACGTGGTCAGCACATTGAAACGCCGCGCGCCGGAAATCCCCGTGATTGTGTACCCGACCACTGTGCAAGGCGCGGGCAGCGAATTTCAGATCGCCCAAGCGATTCAGACGGCCTCTGCGCGTGCCGAAGCGGACGTGTTAATCGTGTGCCGCGGCGGGGGAAGCATCGAAGACTTGTGGGCGTTTAACGAAGAGCCTGTGGTGCGGGCGATTGAGGCGTGCGAAATTCCCGTGATCAGCGGTGTGGGGCATGAAACCGATTTCACGCTGGCGGATTTTGTCGCCGACGTGCGCGCCCCCACGCCCACGGGCGCGGCGGAACTGGTCAGCCCCAACCGCTTGGAATCGCTGCACAAGCTTGCGCAGGCACAAGGCCGTCTGAAAACGGCATTGGAGCAGCGTTATTACGATGCCAGCCAAAAAGTGGATTGGTTCGCCCGCCAAATCCGCCACCCTCAACACAAATTGAACGAACAGCGCGGCCAGCTTGCCGCCTTGCAGCAGTCGCTGCGCTTTTCCATGCACAACAACCACCGTTTCAACGTCCAGCAGCTTGCCCGCCGGCAACAAAGCCTGATTCATCTGCGCCCCGATATATCTGCGGCACAACGCGACGTGGCACGTTTTCAGACGGCCTTACAGCAAAGCCGACTGTCTTTGTTTGCGCTGTACCGCCAGCGTCTTGAAAAACAGGCCGCGTTGCTCGAAGCCGTGTCGCCGCAGCACATTTTGGAACGCGGTTTCAGCGTGGTTAAAAACAGCCGCGGGCAAGTCATCCGCAGCGCTCATGCTTTGAAGCAGGGTCAAAAACTGCACATTATGTTTGCCGACGGCGAAACCGACGTGCGCGTTACCAGCGAGCATAAGCAGCCGGATTTGTTTGATTATTCCTAAAGCCTGAGCATATCGGGTGCAGAGGCCGTCTGAAACCTTTTCAGACGGCCTCAAGCCTTTTTGAGCCATCAACAACGCCCCGTGTAGTCGGATATAATAACAAAGTCGCCAACCCTCTTGCAGAGGCCGTCTGAAACCTTTTCAGACGGCCTGCTACGGAAACCCGCCATGCAAACCGTGATTCAATCCGCCGTTCAAGAGCTGCAATCGGAAAAGCAGCAAGCCGTTGCAGCCTACCGCAGCAAACGCCAGCCGATGATGTTTTTCGAGCGTTACGGCAAGGCATTAGAAAAAATGCTGTCGAGGTTGTGGCAGGAACTGTTCGGCAACAGCCATTTATGCCTGCTGGCCACGGGCGGATTCGGGCGCGAAGAAATATATCCGTTTTCCGACTTGGATTTGGCCGTGGTGTCGCCCGATCCGCTCACGTCCGAAGAGCAGGAAAAAATTACCGAATTCGTGCAGATTCTGTGGGACATGAAACTCGCACCGGCCGTGAAAAGCGGCGGCATAGAAGAATTGTGCGACAGCGTGCATGACGACATCACCGGCGATACCGCCCTGCTCGAAGCGCGTTTTTTATCCGGCAACCGCCGAGCGGCCGACCGCTTGTTGCAATGTCTGAGTTTGCAGCGCGATACCGCCTCGTTTATCGAATCCAAACTGCTGGAAATGGAGCAGCGGCATACCAAATCGCAAGGTTCCGGCGCGGTGTTGGAACCGAACATCAAAACCTGCCCCGGCGGGTTGCGCGACATCCATACCATTTTGTGGCTGGCCAAAGCGCAAGATTTGGACGCACCGATACATACACTAATCGCCCAAGGCGTGATTACCCGCACCGAAGCGGGCATGCTGATGAACAGCCACAAACGGCTGGCCTCCATCCGCATCGAGCTGCATTTGGCTGCCGGCCGCGCCGAAGACCGCTTGATTTTCGATCTGCAAAGCCAAGTAGCGGAAAATATGGGCTGGCAGGACGATGAAAAACACATCAAAAGCGAAAAGCTGATGCGTGTGTTTTACCGCGCTGTCAAAATCGTCAAACAGCTCAACGGCATTCTGCTGCCCATGCTGCGCGGGCGTATTTATTCGCTGCTGCCGCGCTCGGTACACGACATAGACGAAGATTATTATCAGGTCGGCAACCAGATTGCCGTGAGAAATAAAGAGCTGTTTGCACACCACCCCGAACATATTTTCAAAATCGTCGAAATCCTGCGAAGCCGCAACGATCTCACTTCGCTCGCCCCCAAAACCCTGCGTGCATGGTGGGCGGCCACCCGCAAAATCAACCGTGGTTTTTATGACAACCCCGCCAACCGCCGGCGTTTTGCCGGATTTTTCAAAAATGGTGACGGCTTAACCCATATATTGCGTTTTCTCAATCTATACGGCGTATTGGGACGTTATTTGCCCGCATGGGGAAAAATCGTCGGCCTGCTCCAGCACGATTTGTTTCACGTTTATCCGGTAGACGACCATATTCTGATGGTGGTGCGCAACATGCGCCGCCTCGCGTTAGATTCGCACAGCCACGAACTGCCGTCGGCTTCCGCGCTGATGCACTCATTCCCCAAACAGCATGTGCTTTATTTAGCGGCGTTTTTCCACGATATTGCCAAAGGACGGCGCGGAGATCATGCCGTACAGGGCATGGCCGACGCATGTGATTTTGCCGCCGACCATTTTTTGGACACGGAAGAAAGCGAATTGCTGGTGTGGCTGGTGGAAAACCATCTGCTGATGTCGGCCACCGCCCAAAAAGAAGACATCCAAGACCCCGATGTTATCAACCATTTCTGCGGCAAAGTGAAAACACCCGAACGCTTAACCGCGCTTTATCTGCTCACCGTGGCCGACATACGCGGCACCAACCCCAAACTCTGGAACGGCTGGCGTGCCGGCTTGTTGGAAAATCTGTTTCACGCCGCTGCACGCCGTTTTTCCGGGGAAAGCGGCAACCGCAACGTTATCGTCAGTCGCCGCCAACAGGGGGCAACCGACCAGCTTGCCTGTACGGGAACTCCTGAAAAACAACAAAAGCAGCTTTGGCGCGCGCTCGGCTCGGCTTATTTCGTGCGCCACGAATTGCAGGAAATCCTGTGGCACACCGCCAACCTCGTCCATTGCCTTGAAGAACCGCAGATACGCAGCCGCCTGTTGCCCGAAAGCGATACGCTTCAGGTAATGGCTTTCATGCCCAACGGCCCGCGCCTGTTTGCCGGCTTATGCCGTATTTTCAGCCGTCACGGTTTGGATATCCTAACCGCCCGCGCTTTCGTTACCGAACACAACTACATTCTCGATACGTTTATCGTGCAAATACCGCCACAATACGGTTATGCTGACTATCCCAATATCCAAAGTGCCTTGGAAGCAGAATTGAATAATTTCGTACACGGTTATACCAATAACAACAACGACGGATACCGCACGGCTCGCAGCCGCCGCAGCCGCCATCTACCGATTACGCCGAACGTGCTGCTGATACCCGAAGAAGATGCTCCCGGCTGGTACACGCTGGAAATTGTCGCCGTCAACCGCCCCTACCTACTGGCAGATGTGGCCGGTGTGTTATCCGACCAAAACATCAGCGTACGCTACGCCAAAATCACTACCCTAGACGAGCGCGTGGAAGACAGCTTCCTGCTGTACAGCCTCGAACTCGACACGCCGAAAACCCAGCTTGCACTGAAACAGGCCCTGTTGGAACAACTGAGTATCTGAACACGGTACCCGAGGGCTTCCTGAATTATTTTCAGACGGCCTGAAGGTTTACCGGCATATTCCAAATGTTTACCCGACCTTCCGACTACATACGTTTTCAGGCCGTCTGAAAAACCGCTATAATCTAAATTTACGACACCTGCAACAGATTGCGCCATGAACAGCCAATTCAAACACATCGGCATCGTTACCCGCCCGCAAACGCCCGGCATTCAGGAAAATCTGCATACTCTGGTGAATTTCCTGCATAACGCCGGACTGGATATTTATCTTGACGAAGCCAACGTTCAAGACGATACGGCGGCAGTGCAAGACGCAGCCCTCTGCCACATTGCCGATAAGGAAAACCTCGGCAAAAAATGTGATTTGGTCATCGTGCTCGGCGGCGATGGCACATTCCTGTCCGTTGCCCGCAAACTGGCTCCGTACCGCGTTCCGGTTATCGGTGTCAACCAAGGCCATCTGGGATTCTTAACCCAAGTGCCGCGCGAAAACATGGTACACGGCTTGAGCGGCATGCTTACCGGCAAATACCTGCCCGAAGAACGGATTTTGCTGGAAACCTCGCTGTTACGTAACGGCGAGATGATTACTACTTCACTGGCACTTAACGATGTAGTACTTTCCCGCGGCGGTGCAGGCCAGATGATTGAATTTGAAGTTTTTATCAATAAAGAATTCGTTTATACCCAGCGTTCAGACGGCCTGATTGTATCCACGCCCACCGGTTCCACCGCCTACGCACTTGCTGCCGGCGGCCCGATTATGCAGGCCAGTTTGCGCGCATTCACTTTGGTGCCGATTTGCCCGCAATCGATGACCAACCGGCCGATTGCCGTTTCGGACACCTGCGAAATCGAAATCCTGATTACCAAAAGCGGTGATGCCCGCGTTCATTTCGACGGGCAGTCTTTCGTCGACGTACAAAATTTCGACCGCATCCAAATCCACCGCTACCGCCACCCGCTACGCGTTTTACACCCCACCGACTACCAATACTACAAAACCCTGCGCCAGAAACTGCACTGGGGCGAACAGCTTATCTGAGGCCGTCTGAAAACAGTTCGGTTCGGCAAAACAAACAGATACCGTATAATACCCACAACAATCAATACAAAAGGAATCCGACCATGCGCTGGGAAGGAAGAAAACGAAGTTCAAACGTAGAAGACCGCCGCGGCCAAGGCGGGCGTATTCCGGGCGGCAAAGGCACCGGCATTATCGGCATCATCATTTTATTGATCGGCGCATATTACGGCGTAGACTTATCGGGCGTAGTCGGCACCCCGGGCATCGGCTCCCCCGCCGTGCAGCAAACCAAACTCGACAGCAAACTGGAAGCCCAACTGAAAGGAATCGCCGAAGTAACGCTTGCCAGCACCGAAACCGTATGGAGCGAGTATTTTGCCAAAAACGGCAGCCGTTATGCTCCACCCACACTCGTGCTCTACACCGCCGGCACGCAAACCGCCTGCGGCACGGGACAAGCCGCCATGGGGCCGTTTTACTGCCCTGCCGACCGCAAAGTTTATTTGGATTTGTCTTTCTACGAAGACATGCACAAAAAGCTTGGTGCTTCGGGTGATGCGGCCTTCGCTTATGTAATCGCCCACGAAGTCGGCCATCATGTGCAAAACCTGCTCGGCGTATTGCCGCAAGTGAATCAGGCACAGCAAACCGCCGGAAAAGCGCAGGCCAACGCCTTGTCGGTCAAACTCGAACTTCAGGCGGACTGTTTCGCCGGCATATGGGCGCATTACGCCGCCAACGACAATTTGTTTGAACAAGGCGACTTGGAAGAAGCGTTCAATGCCGCCGAAGCCGTCGGCGACGACCGCCTGCAACAGCAATCACAAGGTTACGTTGTGCCGGACAGCTTCACGCACGGTTCGTCCGCACAACGCCTGACATGGTTCAAACGCGGCCTGAAAAGCGGCGACATCAACCAATGCAACACATTCGCATCGAATTAAATCCGTATGATATACAAAGGCCGTCTGAAAAAAGTTTTCAGACGGCCTTCTCTATATTTAGCTACAATAACACTCTATTTCCGGCCTATAACTTTAAAAAGCTGTTAAATCAAGCTAACCTGCTTGCGTACCCTTTTCCGTAGATTTATATCTTAACCCATCCTTTCCATACCGTTTAAACATGAAAAACATCGTTATCCTGATTTCCGGCCGCGGCAGTAACATGCAGGCCGTCGTCAATGCCGAAATTCCCAATGCCCGCATCGCCGCCGTATTGAGCAACAATGAAAACGCCGCCGGTTTGGCTTGGGCTACGGAACGCGGCATCGCCACCGACTGTCTCAACCATAAAAGTTTCGGCAGCCGCCTTGAATTTGATCAGGCTATGATGCGGAAAATCGACGCATACCACCCCGATTTGGTGGTGCTGGCGGGTTTCATGCGCATTCTCACGCCCGAGTTCTGCCGCCGTTACGAAGGCCGCCTGATCAATATCCACCCTTCGCTGCTGCCGGCCTTTACCGGCCTGCACACACACGAACGCGCGCTGGAAGCCGGCTGCCGGATTGCCGGCTGCACCATCCATTTCGTTACGCCCGAGCTGGATTGCGGCCCGATTATTTCGCAAGGTGTCGTGCCGGTTTACGACAACGATACCGCCGACAATATCGCCGCACGGGTATTGGAAGTGGAACACCGCCTTCTGCCCCAGGCTGTGGCCGATTTTGTAGAAGGCCGTCTGAAAATCAACGGCAACCGCGTGATGAATCCGCGGCACCGTCCGGAAAAACAACCGTTGCTGGCCTGATTTCCCGAGAAAGGAAACCGCATGAAAAAATTAAATTTGACCCTACTTTCCGCCGTATTTGCTTCACCGGTATTTGCCTCGGAGCTTCCCCAATCTGCCGAACTCAAATATTCGGGCAGCTACGGCATTCCCGCTACCATGACTTTTACCCGAAGCGGAAACAGCTACAAAATCGTATCGCGCATCAAAGTGCCGCTATACAGCATCCGCTTCGAGTCCGGCGGCACCGTATCCGGCAACACGCTCAAACCCGCCTACTATAAAGAT includes the following:
- a CDS encoding YqgE/AlgH family protein, with the protein product MNLADHFLVAMPSMDDPFFEGSVVYLCQHDENGAMGIVINKPSPVTMDLIFAAADTHIPDRFQNEWVMMGGPVQIDRGYVVHTPVGEWQSSLVVNSDVALTTSRDIIENLSRPDAVDKAVVSIGYANWEAGQLERELAENAWLTVPADMHILFDLPYAERYEAAFAKIGINPSLIMNGAGHA
- a CDS encoding DUF2059 domain-containing protein; the protein is MKMKNKWALAATLCLAASSVWAAEASKASLEKLFEVQQFDKMLDEMNRNVPSFAKEQLQSQDWFKQIPVAKRDAVAAKINRYAEQMVKQMNTPQMRAEIRKVGIEGGAKVLTQEEVDALIKFYSSPIGKSINAKMPQYLQAVMVPMNNLMQKQLNDYQQQNAPCLKREINQLICGKDECN
- the rluD gene encoding 23S rRNA pseudouridine(1911/1915/1917) synthase RluD, which translates into the protein MQNSSFENEADYNDDLEFSAAPDTESCINLTVPVDFAGIRLDAVLAKMLPDYSRSRLTSWIKEGSVQVNGKPAQPKDKMIGGEFIDVTVRPSEENLAFTPEAIDLDIIYEDDSVIVLNKPAGLVVHPAAGNWTGTLLNGLLAHCPELSQIPRAGIVHRLDKDTSGLMVVAKTLPAQNALVQQLQARTVKRIYRAIANGIVPFDGKIDTLIGRDPHNRLKMAVVKFGGKPAVTHVKVLERYLAHSYIECSLETGRTHQIRVHMREANHPLAGDPVYGNPRHSCSGTAKEAVKGLARQALHAYRLSFIHPAAGETVSFEAPIPQDMYHLLSVLRLEAGLDSSLSHEAEWQEKIGNDEDDDWNDDDYDVEVVYVRD
- the ruvX gene encoding Holliday junction resolvase RuvX, with protein sequence MLKAPHGTTLAFDFGEVRIGVAEGDAEVGTAHPLATVAGEGNDAKFAAIAKLVDEWQPVQLVVGLPVHADGTEHELTRLSRKFGRRLQGRFRLPVYWVDERMSSLYAESLLAEAQVFGRKQKQVLDQVAAQAILQSFFEGGAAEYFNGGETS
- a CDS encoding Trm112 family protein — its product is MEKKFLDILVCPVSKAPLEYNPELQELWCRQSKLAYPIKDGIPYMLENEARQLTEEELHA
- a CDS encoding outer membrane protein assembly factor BamD, coding for MKKILLVVALGFALGGCASTGTVDKDAQITQDWTVEKLYAEAQDELNSNNYTRAVKLYEILKSRFPNGRYAQQAQLDTAYAHYKDDEPEKALAAIDRFQRNHPQHPNMDYALYLRGLVLFNEDKSFLNKLASQDWSDRDPKANREAYQAFSQLVSQYPNSKYVGDATERMTKLVDALGGNEISVARYYMKRGAYLAAANRAQKVVQQYQNTRFVEESLAIMELAYRRINQPQLADDARRVLEKNFPKSPYLQKEWRLDGIPWWRYWK
- the kdsB gene encoding 3-deoxy-manno-octulosonate cytidylyltransferase codes for the protein MTEFIVLIPARLSSSRLPLKALADIHGKPMVVRVAEQAAKSVAVRVVVATDHADIQTACKTHGVEVVMTSDKHESGTTRLAEAAEKLNLSAETIVVNVQGDEPLIAPELINQTAEVLAENGAPMATAAHEISDFDEFLNPNVVKVVLAKNGNAIYFSRAPIAYPRDLMREGKCEVSKETVPLRHIGIYAYRAGFLKDYAAMSASPLESTESLEQLRVLWHGHPIAVRVTAEAPAAGVDTQEDLDRVREVFPQ